In one window of Ferrovum sp. PN-J185 DNA:
- the rplF gene encoding 50S ribosomal protein L6, producing the protein MSRIANNPVILPEKVEITIGSGEISVKGPLGALKQHLGDQVLVEKTDNTLTFKAANNSQFANAMSGTARALVFNMVTGVTKGWEKKLTLVGVGYRAQAQGDKLNLSLGFSHPVVHQMPAGIKVETPTQTEILIKGIDRQVVGQVAAEVRAYRKPEPYKGKGVRYADEQIILKETKKK; encoded by the coding sequence ATGTCACGTATAGCAAATAACCCAGTTATTCTTCCAGAAAAAGTTGAGATTACTATTGGTTCTGGTGAGATTTCAGTTAAAGGACCCTTGGGTGCGTTAAAGCAGCACTTGGGTGACCAGGTTTTAGTTGAAAAAACTGATAATACTTTGACTTTTAAAGCAGCAAATAACAGTCAGTTTGCCAATGCTATGTCAGGAACCGCACGTGCCTTAGTATTTAATATGGTTACTGGTGTGACTAAGGGTTGGGAAAAGAAACTAACCTTGGTGGGTGTGGGGTATCGTGCTCAAGCGCAAGGTGATAAGTTGAATTTAAGTCTTGGTTTTTCACATCCTGTTGTGCATCAGATGCCTGCTGGGATTAAAGTTGAGACACCTACCCAAACTGAGATCCTTATTAAAGGTATTGATCGTCAGGTGGTGGGGCAAGTGGCTGCGGAAGTGCGCGCGTATCGTAAACCTGAGCCTTATAAAGGAAAAGGTGTGCGTTATGCCGATGAGCAGATTATTTTGAAAGAAACTAAGAAGAAATAA
- the rplR gene encoding 50S ribosomal protein L18, with protein sequence MMHDNGRVRRARKTRAKIAQLCAVRLTVHRTNQHVYAQIIDATGSKVLASASTLEPEVRKDIANGGNIKAATAVGKRIAEKAIKAGVETVAFDRSGFRYHGRIKALADAAREGGLKF encoded by the coding sequence ATGATGCATGACAACGGAAGAGTTCGGCGCGCACGTAAAACCCGTGCAAAAATCGCTCAGTTGTGCGCAGTACGTTTAACTGTACATCGTACCAATCAGCATGTTTACGCGCAGATTATTGATGCAACAGGATCTAAGGTATTGGCTAGTGCCTCTACGCTTGAGCCTGAAGTAAGAAAAGACATTGCCAATGGCGGCAATATCAAAGCAGCAACCGCAGTGGGTAAGCGTATTGCTGAAAAAGCGATTAAAGCAGGTGTAGAAACTGTTGCTTTTGATCGTTCAGGTTTCCGTTATCACGGTCGCATTAAAGCTTTGGCTGATGCTGCACGTGAAGGCGGATTGAAGTTTTAA